DNA sequence from the Lysobacter silvisoli genome:
CGCCACCACCAGCTCGCGGCCGGCCGGCACGCGCAGCAGGGCGGCGTCGTCGCCGATGCCCAGCACCACGTCGGCGCGCGCGGGCACGCGCCGGCGGATGCGCTCGATCAGGTCGAACTCGGCGGCCGCCATGGCAGCTGCTGCCGCGCGCTACTTGGCGCGCGGCGCCTGCACTTCCACCGGGCGCCAGGCCGCGGCGGCGTGGTCCAGCACGCCGTTGACGTAGGTGTGGCCGTGCTCGGCGCCGAAGCGCTTGACCGTTTCGATGGCCTCGTTGAGCACCACGCGGTAAGGCACGTCGGGGCGGCGGCGCAGCTCGTAGGCGGCGATGCGCAGCACCGCGCGCTCGATCGGGTCGACCTGGTCGATGTCGCGATCCAGGAACGGCGCCAGCGCCGCGTCGAGTTCGTCGCAGTGCTTGTCGACGCCGCGCACCAGGTCTTCGAAATAGACCAGGTCGGCCACTTCATGCGCCTGTTCGTGGGCGAACTGGGCGATCACCTCGTCCACGCGCGTGCCCGACAGCTGCCAGGCGTAGACCGCCTGCAGCGCGCGGCGGCGGGCGCGCGAACGCGCGACCGGGTCTATGCCATCGTGACGGCGGCGGTTCATCGGGACTCCTTGGTTGCGAACGGCGCCTGCGCCAGCAGGTGGGCCATTTCCAGCGCCGCCAATGCGGCTTCCTCGCCCTTGTTGCCGTGGCTGCCGCCGGCGCGGGCCTCGGCGTCCTCGTGGCGTTCCACCGCGAGCACACCGTTGGCGACCGGCAGGCCGTAGTCCAGGGCCACGCGCATCAGGCCGTCGGCGCAATCGTCGGCGACCTGCTCGTAGTGGCGGGTGTCGCCGCGCACCACGCAGCCCAGCGCCACCACCGCGGCGTGCGCGCCGGAGGCGGCCAGGCGCGCGGCGACCACGGGCAGTTCCCAGGCACCGGGCACGCGGACCACGTCGATCGCGTCCTCGGCCACGCCGTGCTCGGCGAAGGTGCGGCGCGCGCCGGCCACCAGCGTATCGGTGATACGCGGGTTCCAGCGGCTGGCGATGATCGCGTAACGCGCGCCGGCGGGGCTGCGCAGGTCGCCTTCGTAGTGGGACATGGGGCGGTCTTCGGAAAGGGCGGGCAGTTTAACCCGCTTGGGTGGGAGGCCGGGTTGCGGGCGGGCGGCCCTCACCCCAACCCCTCTCCCGCACAGCGGGAGAGGGGCTCAAAAGCAAAGCGGTCAGTGGCGCGGTTCCACGTACTCCACCACTTCCAGGCCGAAGCCGGCCAGGCCGATCTGCCGGCGCGGGGTGCCCAGTACGCGCAGCTTGCCCAGGCCCAGATCGGCCAGTATCTGGCCGCCGGCGCCGTTGCGGCGCCATTCGGCCAGGGCGTGGCCGCGGCTGGGGGCCGGCGCGGCCGCCGGCTCCTCGTGCGCGCCCGCGCGCTCGCGCACGCGCGCCAGCAGGGCCTCGGCGTCGGGGGCGTCGCCGCCCAGCAGCACCAGCGCGCCGCGCTCCTCGCGCGCGATCGCGGCCAGCACGTCGCCCACCGCCGGGCCGAAGTCCGGGCGGCGCCAGCGCAGCACGTCGGCCAGCGGGTTGGGCATGTGCACGCGCACCAGGGTCGGCGTGTCGCGCTCGGGCCGGCCGCGCAACAGGGCGAAATGCAAGGCGTGGCTGAGCCGGTCGCGGTAGCTGATCAGGCGGAACGGGCCGTACTCGGTGTCGATCTCGCGCTCGTCCACGCGCTCGACCGTGTGCTCGGTGGCCAGGCG
Encoded proteins:
- the nusB gene encoding transcription antitermination factor NusB, which encodes MNRRRHDGIDPVARSRARRRALQAVYAWQLSGTRVDEVIAQFAHEQAHEVADLVYFEDLVRGVDKHCDELDAALAPFLDRDIDQVDPIERAVLRIAAYELRRRPDVPYRVVLNEAIETVKRFGAEHGHTYVNGVLDHAAAAWRPVEVQAPRAK
- the ribH gene encoding 6,7-dimethyl-8-ribityllumazine synthase, producing the protein MSHYEGDLRSPAGARYAIIASRWNPRITDTLVAGARRTFAEHGVAEDAIDVVRVPGAWELPVVAARLAASGAHAAVVALGCVVRGDTRHYEQVADDCADGLMRVALDYGLPVANGVLAVERHEDAEARAGGSHGNKGEEAALAALEMAHLLAQAPFATKESR